GCagagaaaattaaattttcgccGATGTATTGTTGGAGGCGTAACTTAAAGTTTACAATCTATTTTACCACATGATTAAATAACCGATTTTTGCATATGGCACAATTGTAAGAAGCCGTAGTCTAGTAATAGAATGGTGAAAGTTGCATTAAATTCTATGCAGGAGCTTCTGTGTATTTTGGGCTTAatggcaaaaaaaatgtttttgctaccctgggtccatgttttggtcaATGACTGTGGAACCAGGTAAGATACCCAAAAGAAAGTTAATTTTGGGTCACATTTGGGTCAATAACTCTGGAACCGGataagatatcctgatgaaaGATGGCttaaattttaggatagacgtcTAGTAATATAATAGTGTTTTCTAGTAATATATAGGTTTCATTCAATTCAATGGAGTAGTTTTTGTGTGTGGTGGGCATAATGGTAAAAACAACATTTTTGGTCACcctgggtccacattttggccaatAACTCGGGAACTGGGTGAGATATCCAAATGAACGTTATCCTAAGTTTTAAATTAGACGTCATGTGATAGAATGGTTTCATGCAATTCTAACCAGTAGTTTTTACGAGATGCCTGGACAAtcatacagacagacagacagacaaaaattctaaaaattgtagATTTGGGTTCCGTTGGTCCAATAACGACCTCTCCTCTCAGTTTTTCTTGAATATCTTCAATGTACAGACATCAAcctgttacaattttattatGTGTAGAGATAATAAGTACGTCTACCGAATTTCGTCGCTATGTATGAACTTCTATTAAATATCAAATTTGGTTATTGTACATAGGTGTATTACTAATAGAATAATTACTTGTTTAGTGTTTTTCAAAATTGTGTATATCTATTCAAAAAGTGGGCGCATTTATcgctcgttttaaatagcgaATGGGATAAGAGGCAACGAACCTTCATACCAACTTTAATAAAGAAAGAAGGTCAACAATattatgtctttgtttaaagaggcatttttcatttctttcggtctatttatataaaggaagtacttaaaaattgtaaattttttttttaaacaacattcccttacacgagacacactgacaagagtttgACCGTCCTAGAAAGATTcgtttccggcagatgcagcaaaaccacttCTCAGGCCCGGGGTCAGGAGGCAGACTCGGATTGGgatcgataccttcccggagcaagagaatatggagcagtctcgctgcaaggagctgctgggaggaagacaatttgtgggagggacgcaccaattaaatggggttacactgaaatggcagtccttggtcgggaaaatcccgagtcgctccggtacatcaTGTGTGATTTTCTAATTTACAAGTTGTAGGGATTTTTGTCGCGGTTTTATATCTCgatttggtcgtgtcgggattatGTGTTTCGGTATTTTGTATTTCAAGATTTTGTAAAACGAGATTATGTTATTCACACAAATTTTATTTCAGGCAAGTAATTCATTTAAAATTGTGTACAAGTTCATGTAATCGGACACCgctaaaagtaaacacaaacAAATCTGTGCACGTTTTGTTTTCACTTAGACGGAAAGACTGCCCTTCACTGCAGCTAAATGGTGATATAATTCCCAAACATGATAGTGTCAAATATCTTGGTATACATTTGGACAAACGGCTAACCTGGAAATGTCATATTCAAGCCAAAAGTAAACAATTAAAGATAAAAACCAACAAACTTAACTGGCTACTAGGCCCGAAATCACCGTTAgatcttaaaaataaaattttagtataAAAGGCCATACTAAAGCCAGTATGGACCTACGGAGTACAACTGTGGGGTACTGCTAGTAATTCGAACATAGAAATTCTACAAAGATACCAGTCCAAAACTTTAAGATTAATTACTGGTGCACCCTGGTTCCTTACTAATAAAGCCATTCATTATGATGCAGAAATTCCatttataaaaaatgaaattgaaataattagtacaaaatatttacaaagaaTAAGTAATCATGATAACGCGCTAGCAGTTGCGTTACTTGATGAATCTAATGAAATTATTAGACTTAAAAGGCATCATGTATGGAAGGTCTACTTCCCTTTAGAATTTAATAACTAAATgtaaaactaaaatattaaaatgtaacTTAGATGTCTGAATATAAGGATACATGTATGTAAGTTGCATAATTGTAAGCACATATATTATTATTGACCTCAATGGAGTTCAATAATATAAGTCACTTTTCTTAGTCATTagttatataattttcttattattttaaaatagattccaaataaacaaattatacaaaaaaacaaaagttcATGCAATCAGTTTACTCAACAATAACCCATCCAATTATAGTTTCTTGGGTCATTCTGTGGTCGCCAAAAAGACGTAAACGATACAACTTTGTCTTTCTAGTTCTAGGTAAACCATTGAGATTTATGACTGATGCAATTTAAGCGTAAACGACGAAAaccttttcaataataaaaattaatctgTTATAAGATTTGTTTTTTTGCAGCTTATGTCTTTTTGGCGATTATTGCTCGATATGTATACATCGATTGCTGAGTGGAACATCACCCTATCCGGGCTGCCTTTCGAAATAACGccctattttaaaattgtttcaaaagCCCCCTATATCGAAACAGCAGCCGAGGTTGGGTGATATGTATTCCACTTAGCAGTCAATATGTTCCTCTATGCAAAACATTTTATACCTATAAGAGGATGAATACCTTTTAACCCGAGGTTGCTGCATTCTCTCCTCATATTGTTTTTTTGTGAGGTTTCCGCTGCCTGTTGAAGAATTTCGAGTTGGTGATGGCGATATATCCCCCCGCTTATTACTTAATGACATCGTGCTCGTAGCGAAGTAATATTTTAGGTTTGAATTATGATCTGCACTTTTTTTTGTATGACGCTTTGCGTTTGCAGTAAGCGACTTATCGTTGTTGTCTATCCTTCTATGTGGTGTACTGCTGTTACGAAACTTGTCTGTGCCACGAACGTTTGAGACGCCACATTTATTCACCAACACCATGGGGTTTGACCAGTATGCATAGACACGAGGTTTTAAAAACCATGGTATGGGTGGCTTTTTAGGTGGAGGCAAAAACACACCAGTGGGTACCGTTGTGATGAAAAGTGGACGTTTAACAATATGGCCTTGTTGACTTGCCTAAAAAGTGTTTCAGTTAAgttcaaataaatatgaagagAGGATTTGCATTATAATTCCTGAAGGAAAAAGTATGAGTGtctccgacaaaaaaaaaaaaaaacaacaaagagcAAAAGaagtaaatttaaattagaataaataCTTGGAGCGATATACCCCCAAGGAGACCAACACCATGGGGTTTGACCAGTATGCATAGACACGAGGTTTAAAAAACCATGGTATGGATGGCTTTTTAGGTGGAGGCAAAAACACACCAGTGGGTACGTGGGACGTTTAACAATATGGCCTTGTTGACTTGCCTAAAAAGTGTTTCAGTTAAGTCCAAATAAATATGAAGAGAGGATTTGCATTATAATTCCTGAAGGAAAAAGGATGAATGTCtccgacaaaaaaaaaaccaacaaagagCAAAAGAAGTAAATTTAAATCAGAATAAATACTTGGAGCGATATACCTCCAAGGAGATTTGGCCCGAGCTACTATTCCAATTTGCCTACAAAATTGCCGAGACgtgatctacatgttttatgccaaatATCCTTGACAGGGTCGAAATAGCTATAATATCAGCCATTATGTTTAATTCCTTTCAGTATTTCCATCATAATAAATAtccaataattaaataaaagaatgAAAATTTAATACGTCTGAAACTCATTACATTTTACGAATGCAATAAATGAATAGAGGATTAAATCAAATATcaagaaaaaacttgtttctaaatgtttgatgttgctttgcctgggacttaaatccaggaccttcggtgtggtaggcggagcacgctgccacaacaccacggcggccgccgaggTAAGCTTTGTTTAGGAAAATTGTATATGTGCATGGATGCCAACCGAAAGCTAAATCTGATCGCATAGCATTAGGTTGAATGGTCCAGTTTATTCGAACCGGTTGTAAAccgttttttccttttttaccaGTGTTTTTTTGTAATCCCAAAATAACGGTAAAGCGGTTTTTTCACAAGGACTATAAAGGCCTTTGAAAGTTTATTGAAAACCGGCATTATGTTACCTTATTATATAGTCACCTTGTTTTAATTGAAGCGGCAACCATAATATATATacatcgacccaccctaatagaAAGGTCGTAACTTAAAGTTTTTTGTTAATAAGGCCGTATCTGAGCGAAGTCGTTAATAAAATCATATTTTCAAACAAAGTACATGGCAAAAAATTATCGAAGTGGAAAATTTAGTTGCAGTAAAAATGAAAAACGAAACTTAATTATTGATAGAGTTCTTCGCTGTCATTAGTTAGATTATGCTACCACTTGCTATGTATGTAACGGGCAAAACACAATATGGCATACTTTTCaatatatcgtaaaaacaaatgtACAAAATCATTtggcaaaatttgcaaaaaataatgCAATTAATATTCGAGATGCATTTTGATTATTTCCAAATTGCGGAAAACAttcgaaaatataaataaagtacTAAATTTTAGTCGCTTTAGTTTGCGTTCCGAAATGACGATTatacttaaacaaattttaacataCTAATTATAATTAATTTGTAATAAATCTACGTTAAAATGTAACATTCGCTTCTGCTATCAATAAATACTCGTGTAATCAAGGTCATAAGTTGCTGAAATCCTTTATATCTTCGTTTTATGAAGCGAAGGGAACGttcccgaaaaaaaaattgtgtcctCGGCATGACTTAAAACCAGCTTTTTCttaaattatgtacatatacCTGTCATGACTACCCATCAATCTTGATGTCGTCTAATGTCGTCTAAATCAGCGTTACCGGAATGATGCACTAATAGTTTACGGCATCCAATTATAGAAATTAAGTTGATTTTATCTTCCTTTACTATACTAATCAGTTTAATTACAATATGGCGCCCGATTCATCTGTCAAAGTACTTTTCAGGAAGCCTTGTTAATGGCATTTGACATGATTTTTACTCGGTTGAAATTCTTTTTATGGGTTTGGGAGGCGTTCCCGAAATGATTTATCAAGCACTTTTCTTGGAATAGAaaagaatttaaacaaaattcttaaatgTGTTGCTGAATACCAGTTACGTTGATCGAAAgccaaaatgaaatttaaaattttcccgAACAGTAGTGAGAAAACTGCTTCCAACCGTAATTCTCCACATCGATGATTTTGTACcacatattttcaaataaaaattttcaagtttggCTTACAAGtggaaaataaaacatttttcctGAGCGTTTTCCAGTGATCTGAACAACAGGATTAATGAAAAAACTCAAGTCGATATGTTACTCAACATTGTTAATTGCATATCgtgttgaaaatttatttagtttccaacatttcatatttttttctttttggggtTAGCAGGTTTTATGTTTACTAATTTTGGTCATTAAACACGCACTTTTCTTTAACTACCATAAGCAGTAATCGTTTCCCATTCTATTAGTATCATCGCGACGATAAGAAAGTATTAAGGGCGGAAAAACAACAACGTTATCATACCGCCAATTCGTCTGTGCCCAAAACAAAATCATTGAATAAACATCTACTTGCTTGGATGTATTTTAGCAAAGATGTTTTCTTAAAACCCTGCAGtttgaaatataaatataacaCAGACCTATTATAGCCAAGCCTACTTTTTGATAAAGAAACTTTGTAAAAATTCAATCCGTTAACTCATCATCATTAACTGCCCTTAACCTCACTTTTGCAATTTTGActgttgcgtaacaagtcacgttAGCTATTCCTGTTTTTTACGATAACTGTCGCCAGTATGGAGCACCAAGAGAGTAAAAGTCTTCCTTCACCAGTGTCTCCCAACTCACTATGGATCTCCCCCATCCTCCGCTTTCAAATACGGGTGTCGTCAAAAATAGCCACAGCgttcaaaaacaaataaacaaaaaaacacaaagagAATTAAGTCAATGCTATGTAAGACTAACAGCAAACTAAATAAGTCAGTATTGTTCTGGTGCCATATTGGCAAAAAAAGCGTTGGTGAAATGTCTAAACGAAAAGTCTtagtgaaaacaaaaattaagtctTTCCTATTTCCTCACTTTTTTAAATAACAGTCGTGACTTTGGAGATTGAGAGTTTCAAAGCAAGGAGCACAAAGCTAGGTATGTTTCAATCAAGCTCCAAATCACAATGTTTTCGGTAGTGCAGCTTGCAAGACGAAGAAAATCCCTCTATATATATATTGGAACTCAAATTCAACATTTGAGGTAATGGAGCTAATCGCTTTGTGCACTAAACGGTTCATTTCTTATAGGTATGTTAGTAAATTGAGCCGCACAAAGCTGTATAGATGTGCGCTGTCCTTGTCTTATTTGGTAATAGTATAATaattttgtacgatatatgtatgtacatatctctgATTTATAGATGGGGGAACCATGCAGTTGCCGGCCAGAAATCAGTTGATTGatacttttttttatatgatttgacatttctacttctacgTGGAATTTGTATATGTGCCGCCCTGCTACCACCTTGAAATTGGTGGGACCTACAGTATTAACGCTGCATCCACAAGATTGTACTGAATATCTTTACAGGTTTTCAAACGTCATCTTACTCGCCCGCCTAAACAGATTTATAGTTTCACAGTTAGATCACTTGAAGACAGAATTATAAATTAGTAATCCCGTACTCGCGAGGAAGTCCGGGTTTTCGAGTATAAACAATGGTTAAAGCCGCCTCAACTGAGATGACCAAATATTATGTAAGCGGCCGAAGTGACATGGTTAAATTCTAGTCTGAGACCATTTTAATAAAAGCGATTGAAAAAATTGAGGAAAACATTCGCTCAAAttttacaatagccgtgtttttttttacacgcgtatacgtttacgtttgcgcgtaaaaaaacgcttatcctcgcttagataatgcttaggagacccctctagcggcagtggttaaacaacgagctacagcacagggtgtaccgaaaagcggagacacaaccctctgttgtatgtctgtgtataacatatagctgaatcagttgcgatgaattgtggacacgaaTCATTTTAAGAGGTGACAAatggaattagtgtagaggtgaaacatagacacatatttcagttacatctgagtataatgcatattgaaatttagtagtactaattttatgcgcagcaatttcagaggtgaatttaaagtttaacgcttagcagtccatataaagtttaagggtaaaaaacgtctatagatgtaaaaaaaacacagctaatatagaGAGATTTTACGAAATCTATAGAAAATTTCCATAATTCAAGGAAATGATTTCCTAATTTAAAGTATGTGGCTTTTCTGATCGTATATTGAAAGGTGCCGTACATTTGAAGAGATTCTGGACTTGGTCCAATGATCTGGCGATGATGTATAGTGCAAACGATTCAGTTCGTATCTTAAGCTCTCGATATCATCTATATTATTTTCTTTTGGAAGGTAGGACATTTTTTTCGCTGaagatatatgtacatttttcGTCTGATGCTGTAATTGTTTTTGAGATAACAATGCATCTATGTTGGTCCCAAAATTGTTACAGGTGTCGATTGACCCAGCCAGCTGCTCAGTTCGTGGTATCGGATGCACAATTGCGTTTGGTTTATTACTATCTGATTGGTTCGTAAGCTCCTCGTTATCGAGAACGGCAAAGGCCATGATAGACTCAGTATTACAGTTACTAGAGGCTAATGTAGGCTTATATGAGCTAGTGAAAGAGTAATTATAGGGTCGCAGCTTAGAATTAATAGAGCAACTCAAATCGGGTTCTTGGATGGTTGAAGGCGACAGTGTAGTGGTATTGGTTGTATCATTAATTGGTATTAACAAATTATTGTTGTTACACAAATCCGATTCTTGTGTTATAGGAGATAAGGGAGTCGTCTCATTAGCTTTGTCGTGAATTGAGTTTATACTTTTATTATTGTTGCATTTCGTTGTTTTAGttgaataattttttgattgAATTTTAATATAATTGTTGCAATTCAAATCGGCTTCCTTGAAAGCTGTAGTAGACAGTTTTGTCGTATTGGTTGTACACAAGGTTGGGAAGGTGTTAATATTATTGTTGCAACCCAAATCAGACTTATCAATTCCCTCCATATTTGGGCTAACGTTAATATTATTCATGCAATTTGAATCAGCTTTAAATCCATTGATGGAAGGGGGTGAGCTTGTGGTATTGATTGAATCATTAATTAGGGTATTAGTATTGCTGCAATGCAAATGCGGGTTTGCCAGGATAGAAAACGGGAAAGTAGTTTTATTAGTTTCATCTTCAATTCGGTTAATGTCAATATTATTTGTTTCCTTGGTTATTGATAGAGGCACTGTCGGCGTACTGATTGTGTCATCAGGTAGATTGGTGTCTATATTACTGTTAGTGACTGTGTTGATAACTAAGTTAGTTTCTGTAGTAGAGCATTTTGAAGGAGATTGCCCAAGGCTTGTTGAATACGGTTGGCCATctagtttcattttattttcttgttaCTTAAAACTTTTTGCACTGAACACTTTTTAACAATGTTGGCACTAAAACAGCGACGAGCCTTATTAGTTTCCCATTCACAATTCTTTTACACACTCTAACAAATTGCCTTAGTCACACGTGCTGCGGCAAAAATCGATACTTAGTTAAACCTCACATACAATTTTAGTTCTATTGCGCTAGAAGGCTGAATACAATAAGAGTGTGAATCAAGTATATTGTATTAACATCCTTGTCACAGGTCAACGTATGGCACGACTATCGACGACCAAATGACCATAACACTGTGCCACCCTTTGGCAAGACTTCGTTTAAATCAGGCAGTTAAATGCACGGTTGCCAccgctaaaataaaataaattcccacaaagttaaaaaaattactaTAACTTCGAAATGCCTAAAACTTGTAAATGGCCAAAAATTTGTTCTTAAACACGTTAAATCACAAGCCAAATATTATTGAAAACtgaatacttatatttaagaattcatgagcttaacaccggcttataataattgaatttcaattattatgttttctaagagaaactgaaaagaaagaaacatttactggcatattgcgatggacccatttcgaaaaccgccaacgtaatcatcatcaggcaattttgtaatgttatcaaaggtttcaccgggattcgaaccgtgaatcacatggtgaaactgcagtagcctttaaccactaggccattctgctggtattcaattattataagccggtgttaagctcatgaattcttaaatataagtataaactaagcacaccattaaacaaacatacataaatatgaaaacTGAATACGTTAAACCATTTAAGAGCTGCACACATTAGACTTTTATAGTTAAGGTGCTTACGTTGCGTCAAAAGTTGACTTTTAGATTAAAATGTTCTCAATACTCACACAACAGTTATTCAAAAACTCGGACTTTTCACGCGAAATGGGCTGACACATTTCTGCGATGTCTTCAAATTTTTGGAAATTCCGGCAATATCTCGTTTTATTCCCAGagtgtacttgtacacaagggtaTTGCAAATTTGGATCGATAACGGTAGTACGTAATGTCACAaaaaaatcgagatagatatatacttccttaTATACAAATTATCAGCATTGAAAAAGAGTTTGAATGAACCATGTCTGTCCGTTCGTCcatccgttaacatgataatGTGAAAAAAACTTGACATATCTTTACGATTTTTGGTTACTGAattacccagaatagattggtactggAAATGTGTGGCATCGAACGACAAccatatataatttttatactcagctgagcagagctcacagagtatattaaatttttttaaatagatatacaggcctgttctggattccgattccgatcaattttttcggaatcgaaatttattggtgttctcaatttcgattccgaccaaaaattatcggtttgaaaagtattgcctctgagcagtcggaatgaaaattaattggcagattacacacaaatgttgcgatatttgtctttcaaataattttttttaaattcttcattttatttggaagagttgtgtgtattttttgtttagatttgagttaaattggcataataaatctttcttcaaaaacttctatcaagaaatctattaggcaaacaaatcgatgctgatcgaaatgaagtcgacctgttctgaattccgatccagcgcatttttacgattcgcacgcacaatagcacgtattcttgcgtctgcgcatcaaaaaccatatctgcaggcattttttaattaaaataaaattttatgatacttaaaccaaaacacataaacaaaaacagctgattaaactggttaccgaatcggaatgaaaacgattcgaaatcgacttcgaatcgattttttacaatcggaattgagatcaccaaatagaaaccgagtcgaaatcaatgtcgttttacttttcattccgagtcggaattcagaacaggcctgatagaCTTCTATACagagagatagatatagattgaGATAGATATACACCCCTATTGCAAGTGTCGACTATTAAGCGATTATCGATTATCACCCCTATTGCGAATGTCGATCGCTCGCTCATTTATCGACTGTGAATACTCTTTTGATCGATTGTCTTTCAACAGCCATTTTGTAGTCGTTGAAGCATTTAAGTgatagaaaaaagtgaaaaaattgaaaaatggaagaaaaaaagtaaaaaaatttgaatataagtaaaaaatgtaaacataaatagtaaaaagtgGTTATTTTAATTGAAGGTCAAAAGTTGTAAGCAATAAACTGCAAATCGCAAGACTGGTGCAGCTAATGCAAGAAAATACTGATTTAGGCAAAGGCGTGTGTGGGAAAGCCCAAGGAAAATCAAAATGGGATTTGATAACGGCAGAGCTCAGTAGCTTGGGACCACTGATGCGTTCTTGGTAAAAGT
The Eurosta solidaginis isolate ZX-2024a chromosome 5, ASM4086904v1, whole genome shotgun sequence DNA segment above includes these coding regions:
- the Rsph3 gene encoding uncharacterized protein DDB_G0288805 isoform X1 — encoded protein: MKLDGQPYSTSLGQSPSKCSTTETNLVINTVTNSNIDTNLPDDTISTPTVPLSITKETNNIDINRIEDETNKTTFPFSILANPHLHCSNTNTLINDSINTTSSPPSINGFKADSNCMNNINVSPNMEGIDKSDLGCNNNINTFPTLCTTNTTKLSTTAFKEADLNCNNYIKIQSKNYSTKTTKCNNNKSINSIHDKANETTPLSPITQESDLCNNNNLLIPINDTTNTTTLSPSTIQEPDLSCSINSKLRPYNYSFTSSYKPTLASSNCNTESIMAFAVLDNEELTNQSDSNKPNAIVHPIPRTEQLAGSIDTCNNFGTNIDALLSQKQLQHQTKNVHISSAKKMSYLPKENNIDDIESLRYELNRLHYTSSPDHWTKSRISSNASQQGHIVKRPLFITTVPTGVFLPPPKKPPIPWFLKPRVYAYWSNPMVLVNKCGVSNVRGTDKFRNSSTPHRRIDNNDKSLTANAKRHTKKSADHNSNLKYYFATSTMSLSNKRGDISPSPTRNSSTGSGNLTKKQYEERMQQPRVKRDAPQQPYRNVMYDRRVIRGSVFGTQQLLQNSDPFDKSAEIRRRHAIRKQKVCRNQRNILGTPPPVKGRKHEVIQTEKYLEELVQRPPEFSVDTQTDLFLERPPDPPYVPAKVGVDVATEIGDGELFHFDAEAQPIIDILVDACIEQSILEVAHEQEIAELRQKQAEFIAQREAELAELRRLEAEEIRLQAEKERRLQQEVIAKELHEEMQKSVTAAKLLQGHIAGLLPEVLDNLEPATDEAKKEYLMKTEAPWLTAEVAEEVGHIVDSREILTAIIKEIIKQRATAYAGYKENIPLETVMDRSEGDMIEDVMKEEICTCESSEINSEKTVRCDD